ataataattttctgtaaatgtacTCCATCTTTCCTGCAGAGTGATGCGGGTTTGACTGGACGTAAGATCATAGTGGACACCTATGGTGGGTGGGGAGCCCATGGAGGTGGAGCGTTTTCTGGAAAGGACTACACAAAGGTCGATCGCTCCGCGGCGTACGCCGCTCGCTGGGTGGCCAAATCTCTGGTTAAAGCTGGACTCTGCAGACGCGTCTTGGTCCAAGTAAGAATACGTCTCGCCTGGTTGTGAAACGGAGGATAAAAATAAGTGAATGAAGCAGAAAcgttattaaaacatttaatattttcagaaattatgaAGTTGTTTAAAATCTGTCTGCCGTTTTAGGTTTCCTATGCTATTGGAGTTTCCCATCCTCTGTCTGTCTCCATCTTCCATTACGGGACCTCTCagaagagtgagagagagcTGCTGGACATCGTGAGAAAGAACTTTGACCTCCGCCCAGGGGTCATTGTGAGGTAAACTGTGACCTCTGTTGTGAAAATGctcagttaaatatttagtttcttttttgttttgttttttaagcaagAAGTTGCTAATCTTccataaacaaaactaaagtgtgatgtttttttgtttctttgttttaagcaaagcaagatatttttgtgcaattctacAAATAAAGATGACAAACTGACTCAATGCTTTTATTAAAGGTAAAAAAGTCATAAACTTTGGCTTTATAACTATTGCTCCATTTATTAAACtagctgaactctgacctgctgCTTGGCACTGAAAGAACAACTTTTTGTGCAACTCTTCCTTGTTTCTACAACATAATTGAGTAAAACAGCAAGAAGCGGGAACTGAAGAGGTCAAGATGGAATCTAAAGGATAAAAGATTGTCTATTTTAGCTGCAATTGGtatgcattttaattaaaagtatgtAGAACTGAAAGGgcggaaaaaaactaaatttaatatCCTGCTTTGGCCTTGTGTTGCAAAGAGTTTCCTAGTGACAAGGAAAAGGACGGCTCCAATTAATGTCGAATTATGCAGACAATTTCTGAGCATTTTGCTGCATATCCTCTCAGTGGGGTTTAAATACTGTGGATGTGCGTTAAAGATTTAAGTATTGAGCAAATTCAACCAGTTGTGCATCTCTATGACCGGCTTGAGGtgttgccttaaaataaatccGCAGCTGGACCTCCCAATTAAATCAAATGTGAATTTATCAATCGTACACAAACGTAACCATGACGTCAGCATCCAGGCTTTCCCAGAAGTCGCATCTTAGTAAATATTAATCTCTAACTAAAGAAAGTAAGAGATGCTTCTGATATTCTGATGTGATTTTTGCTaattagcaaatagaaatgaaagACAGAGACTTATTCATGCATCTTTAATTTCATAATGAATGAtgaatttttgtttctctctctaagggaccTCGATCTGAAGAAGCCCATCTACCAGCGCACGGCTTCCTACGGTCACTTTGGTCGTGATTTGTTCTCATGGGAGATTCCCAAGAAGCTGAAATACTGAGGCACTCTGGTCcccgtctcacacacacacacacatcgtcCTGCAGATAAACCTCTTAccatcctctcctcctcttctttgctttgttttacttGTACATCAGAAAACCATCCAATTAGGTTTTGTCAAACTGTTGGAAAAGTTACAATTATTTCACCTGCTGCACTGTAATTTTTACCTATTTAGTattaaaaattaagattttttttaaagacggGTTTCGAAGGAACCTTTAACCTACATCTTGTTGCAGTACAGATGAAGAAATGAGCCAGTTTGTGCTCTTTGGTGTTCAAAAGGTCATGTTACAACTttgttacaaatgaaaatcagacTGCTTTATTTATGTAGTTGTGTGCAGCCTCTTCATgccattgttgtttttcttctgacgTTTTACAGAGAAGTCAGAATCTGCTGATGGTTTTGTGGTTAAtgttgggctgcacagtggtttCTGTATTATGtaggtatttattttctatcctTAAATCTCTTTaggatttttcaaactttgttcACAATGTTGACTAAGATAAAGGCACAAAGATCACCTTATTCCTGAAGGCAAACACTCCATTGTTGCATCGGCTCAGTGCTCAGATTATTTTATGTGACGTTTGTTGCAATGTGAGACCCAGTTGGTGTACTGAATTGAATGTATTCCTCTTCCTTTTCGACAGTCGGTGTTCGGGCGTACCAAAAGTGGAACAGGCTTGGCTTTGAATGTTTGAGCTTccagctttaaataaaatctaatctcCTCTGCTGGATTTTTCCAGATAGCCCCTCTCGTCCACCTGCTTCACCCAGATATCAGCTGAATACCTGGCTAGTTGTCTTTCTCTGTAACTTTTGACCTTGAAATATAAATCACCAGGATATGTATTATATCCTAGTGCTGTCAGTCCACAGCTTTCatctaggtggcgctgtttcTCTAAAAACTACCGAAGCTAAGATTTGCCTTTGGCGTCTTCAGCTCAGTACTGTGGttgtttagtatttttaaacAGGAAACCCTGATTATAACTGctgccaaaataataaaacaccaaaacataACCTAAACACCTGCTTTAGTTCGTGGTAATTTATACCTTTCTGCcgctcttctctttttttaaaattaaatgtatttaacagACGATATCCGAAGATGGCTTGGTTCCTACTAATCATTATCTGATTGTTTAACAGACGTGCCTCAGCCAGTCCAACTTTAACTTGAGAGCGACTGCTGGTGTGTTGAGGAATCTTCTGTCAGCCATCTTGCTGGTGGCGTGCAGCAGCTGGATTGGGAGGGGCAGCTGGAGAAACTATAAACTTTAAGATGAGGTTTTTAATCGATATATCTTGATACCGTAACGCCACATAGAGATTTAGATCGCTCACTGTCTGTCCACTTATCTGGTGGTTTTACTTGACTATTTATTTCACGGCATGTCTGCTTTCTCAAACTCATCCACGACTCAGACAAATAATTGGTTGGTGTTGTACAGAGAAACCAGCCTGTTTACATCGTCTGCAGCTGGGAGTTTAAAAAGCCGTTCCCcttctttttgttaaattcagtgttttgtgtATTAAGTGCCTTTTCTCATTTGCCGCGAATGAACCTAAAATGAATTTGTTACCTTCATGTCTCTCTTCTCCTGTCTGGATTTTCctcaaataaaaattcacatGTCTGACTTGTTTTGGTACGTGCTTCAACTGGTGACCAAATGTACGCGAAAATACCAGGGAGAACATGAAAGCAGAACTGAGTATTTGGAAGATTTGGTTGAAGTGATCACTTCCTTTAGAAATAGTTTCCATTCTAAGTCAATGCGTCACTTCTGCTCTCTGTGAACACGCGACTTATCATACTTAAGttcatatttactttaaattttttgcacaaaagcCTGAATATTTGGGCTACAGGTGTTTGCAGAAACTTGGTTTCCACCTGCAGAGGGGGATGGAATGTGAAGTGTATAAGTGAAATACCATTGGGATCATTTTATTCCAgccaaatcaaaaacaataaaaaacatgataTAAACTATTGAAGCTTGATAAGCTGACTGAAGGTTTAATCTTGTTTACAGAGTAACTGGGATATGAAGAATTCAACCTCCATCCAGTGAAGCTTTCATATCTTTGCAGCATTTCTTCAGTCCTGATTATTCTTAgtgctctgttttgttttgttttgttctttttaagcTCAGCCAGAGTAATCATAAAGcaaaacaatcataaaatgCAGTAAGATACAAAATTATATAggggaaaaatatttgtagttgGAGCAGGGCTTGTTCACAGGAACAGCGCCAGTTCTTCTTCTCCAccctgttaaagaaaaataagtacATATGCCTTATTGCAGTTCCgtctttttctgactttattgtcGTTGGGTGTTTACTCACCTTAATGTTTCAGATTGTGTTGTAGCTCAGAGGCTTCCAGGCAAATTTCTGACAGTAGAACAGAGTCTGCATACAGAGGACAGATTGTATGTTTAACACCAGGAAGCTAAACTGGAGGCTTCATTTAGATTATCGACTTACTCCACATTTAAGGGCGGTGCTGACGTCTTTGCATCTGTATGCTGTCAGTGTGCATGGGTCTGTGGGGTCAGAAGAAAAACTTTagtgttttatgtattttattatttatgagcATGGAAAGCTATTCAATGCAGATtcatattgttaaatatttttcagtacaGATTATTCTAATTgaaggaaaattttaaatatcaggGTTAGAAagttgtgttttaattatttttttttttacttttcttgtggatttatttattattttgtaccacaatgcataaaaaattctgcatttattaattttgttttttgcatttaacCATATTTGAATTTTTGATTTGCATGTCGGCTTCACAGTTTGTCTAAATCATTTTCCTCAAATGTGCTTTCATACTTGTAAAAATAACTATGATTTAGTAAGTAATCTAGAAATTCTTGATACtcctattttatattttctactcATAATTCCTTAAAGTTCTAGTCTCATAAGTAAAGTGGTTATTATATTGACATTCTTgagattttaaacagttttaataagTAGCTTTtagctacatttttaaagaatttatctAAATTTCTGTGAGTAGGCCAAACCTGAGCTTATGGTATACTTTTCCAGTTGTCAtaggttaaaaacattttaagaatttCAATAAATGGACAGGTAAATGAAAATGTGCGCTTATTCtgttgagtaaaaataaagtaaaaaccagGTTGTGACCTAAACCTGCAGCAATGTTTTAAGTCTTTTGCGTCTGACATGGATCGTAAAGCACATTTAGAAGAACagaattttaaatctgtaatgTTCACTCATCCAAAAACAAGGATGTGCCGACTGACCGACAACTTCTTGGCCTTTGCACAGGTGGATGAGGTTACAGATGGCCTGCGGCGTGGCGTAGCCCAAGATTGCATCCAGCACCGTTTTGCTGTACTTGCCAATAATGACCTCGCACTGGTCGCGATAGGTCGACGGCAAGATGTGGCAAATCTCTTCCAGCAGTTTGATCACGGCATCCTGCAGTCGGAAATGAGAAAAGTGACTCGCGTGTCTTCCCTCCGTTGATTTAAAGTGTGACGTTTTCCTGCTATTTAAAACATGCCTCACCTCAGTCCTTTCTTTAGGCAGCAACTCTTCCAAAGTcttgaagaagaaaatacagaagGAGCAGGTTGTGGCCGGCTCCCCCTGATAAACAGACACAGAAATCCTCGATAGTAAAAGTATTAGCGACAGGAAATATTCAAATATCATTTTACTGTAACTGTGTACTGACATGGTCACTTTTCAAAGCAGCCTGAAGAACCTCGTTAGCAAAGTAGCTCAGCATCCTGTCACGCTCTTCATCAGAGCCACACAGTCCAATCATCTTGCAGACCTCTGACGGTTTCTGCAGGGACAGATggattatttttgatatatacTTCCAGTTAgatctttgtttttgaaaaaccaACAACTGATTCCAGTCTCCAACTTACTGCAACAGCAGTAACAAAAGTGATGGCCAATGGAAGCATCTTGTCCACCTCGTCTTTGCAGAGTTTGGCAGCCTGTCCGGGCAGATGTGCACACAGAGCATCGATTCCTCCCATGatctttttctgaaatacaaTAGTTAAAATTACCGACCCTAGAAAAAGTGCACCACTTTTCTCTccactaaacaaataaaaactgtcaaaaacaagTTACTGAAAGAGGATATgcacaataaaatgttcatttgtttttagacACACGGCTCATGTTTTGTAGCTTGGTTAAATGTTTAGTAGAAATGAAAAtagtacattttaaacaatcatttaatgttttctagacagtctgcttttaaaacaatattaaatgcAATTTAGTATTGAACTAATGGGATTGCAGTATGTGAGGTTTCTTTGCTGATCAGAACAGTTTCAGATATCACTTGGtgcagaaaaatataataattgccttaataaaaaaaaaatcacagttaaaaattggttgaaaatgaaaatatttaaaaattttatatgtACGTTTGAAATAGTTAGTCAAAATTAGTTTAGAAATTTTTCTGGCTAGTTAGCTAATAAAAGTAGTTTCCCTAAACAAGTTGGCTAAATACTGTATATAGTTGACAGACAGCAGTAAGAAGAGCTGGAGTACATTCTTCAAAAACGATGAGTGGattacagagagagaaaactaGTAAACTGT
The sequence above is a segment of the Gambusia affinis linkage group LG17, SWU_Gaff_1.0, whole genome shotgun sequence genome. Coding sequences within it:
- the LOC122846887 gene encoding prosaposin, which produces MAKLILPLILLVALQGYDVTATYDSNHLQSLPDENGDVCQDCTQIFTLLADMLTNADLQKKIMGGIDALCAHLPGQAAKLCKDEVDKMLPLAITFVTAVAKPSEVCKMIGLCGSDEERDRMLSYFANEVLQAALKSDHGEPATTCSFCIFFFKTLEELLPKERTEDAVIKLLEEICHILPSTYRDQCEVIIGKYSKTVLDAILGYATPQAICNLIHLCKGQEVVDPCTLTAYRCKDVSTALKCGTLFYCQKFAWKPLSYNTI